DNA sequence from the Arthrobacter crystallopoietes genome:
TGATCCTGCTCGCCACTGCCGCCGCTGACGCCGATCGCGCCGACCACCTGGCCGTCCCGGCTGAGCGGCACGCCGCCGGCGAAAATCATGATCCGGCCATGGTTGCTGGCATGGATGCCGTAGAACTGGTTGCCCGGCTGCGAGTTGTCGCCCAGGTCCTTGGTCTGGATGTCGAAGGCGCGGGAGGTGAAGGCCTTGTTGATGGAGATGTCGATGCTGCCCAGCCAGGCGCCGTCCATCCGCACGTGGGAGATCAGGTTTCCGCCGGCGTCGACGACGGCGATGTTCATCGGCTGGCCAATTTCTTCTGCGCGGGCTTCGGCGGCCGCAATGATGCTGCGGGCATCTGCAAGGGTAAGGGCGTTCATTCTTGTCTCCTAGCGCTGGTTCCGCCGGCATGGCTCGGCTCGACTCCGCACTGGCGCGGCTCTGCGCCAGTGTCGGATGCGGCGGGTACGCCCCACGCTAGTCCTCTTGCCCAGTGGTGACTAGGGACAAAAAACGGGGCCGCGCAGCTTGTGCCGCGCAGCCCCGTTCGGGTCTGGCTGTGGATCTGCCGAGGCAGGTGTTTTGGCTAGAGGAACTTGGCCGGGTCTACTTCCTCGCCACCGACGACGACCTCGAAGTGCAGGTGGCAGCCAGTGGAATTGCCGGTTGTGCCCAGATCAGCAATGGAGTCGCCGGCCGAGACCTTCTGGCCCTGGCTGATGCCGATGCTCTGCAGGTGGTTGTAGGTGGTCTTCATGCCGTCGGCATGCTCAATGACAATGCGGTTGCCGTAGCCTACGGCGCTGGAGGAAGCCTCGACGACCTTGCCGGCGGCAGCAGCCTTGACGTCGGTGCCGCAGGCGAGGGCATAATCAGACCCGTTGTGGAATTCGCCGGCCGCCCCGGTGACGGGGTTGATCCGGTAGCCGAAGCCCGAGGACTGGTTCAGCTCGGCGACGGGGGAAGCCAGGCCGCTGGCGGCGGTCTCCTTCGAGGCGGCCTTGGACTCCTTTTTCGGCTCGGCCTTCGGCTTGTCCTTGGCGTCATCGGTCTTCTCGATGGAGGCAGCCTTCACCTCGGTCTTCGGTTCAGCCTTCTGTTCGGGAGCAGCCTTGCTGGTCACTTCGATACGCTCGAACTTCATCTCGCTGTCCTGGGCTGCCGTCACCGGGGCCGAAGACGTGCTGGCGGCGCTGACGCCGCTCAGGTCTTCGTTGCCGGAGACCGCCTGGGCCGTGGGAACGGCGGCCAAGGCAATAATGCCGGTGGCAGCCAAGGCCAGACCGGCCTTCTGGGACGTGCTGGCGGTAAAGCGGCGCTTCGTCGCTCGGCGGCGGCCATCGCTGTCTTGGTTCCGCGCGGCGGTCAGCAGGGAAGTGTCTTCGGCGCGACGGCGTCCGCGCACAGGCTTATTGGTGTGCAAGGGAGGTCCTCTCATATGCGCCTGCGAAGTTAGCTGTCGGATTCGAGAGAGAGTTCACTCGGTTCGGTCAGCGGCAAACAATGTGCCTTCGATGTGCTGACAGAACTTCACCCCAAGGCGCCCCCAAGCGCCGTGTGTGGTTCCTCCGCCCCTGTCTGGGAAGAATTGAATTGACTGATCCGCGGACAGGGCTAGGCGTACGGATCAGGCTCTTACCACTGTTTGCGTAAGAAAGCCCTTCAAAAGTATCGTGTCGGCGTGTCTTGTTACAAATCCGTTATATGTGTTTGTGGACACACGAAGCTCCGGTGGTGTACAAGATGGGCTAATTGCGCGTCATTCAGCAGGGGTGCCATTGAAGCTTTAACCGGGGTAGAAAGTGCCCCTCGGCCCGCAGTTGCGTCGGTGGGTGTGCCGGTCATTGCCGAAGACGTCGCCGCACGGCTGGCACCGCGCAGGCTGCCGCCCGTAGGAAAGAACCTCTCGCTTGATCACGCCGCCTGGTGGTGCTGTGCCCAGGCGTTGTAGCCGCCCGCAACATCGGCGACGCTGGTATAGCCGAGCGACTTCAGTGCGCTCGCGGCAACACTGGAGCGCCAGCCGCTGGCGCAATGCACCACAATGCGTTTGTCTGCCGGGAGTTCGTGGTGGCGCTGCGGCAGTTCGGCCAGCGGAATGTGCTGGGTTCCGGGAATGGCGCCGTCCTCCCGCTCCCCGGCATTCCGGACATCGAGCACCACGGTGTCCGGATCGGCCAGGGCGCCGTCCAGTGCATCAGCACGGACCCGGTCCGTGCTGCCGGCCAGCTGAGGCTGCGCCGCGAGGAGTTCGGGAAGATTCGGGACGAAACCGACCACTCTGTCGCAACCAATGCGGGCAAGACCTAGTTGGACGTCGGCTTCCCTGTCCGGTTCGGCCACAATGACGATCACATCCCGGTGGTCGAAGAACATGCCCGCCGTTTCCTCAAAACGCCCGTCAACGCCCACATTGATCGAGCCTGCCAGATGGCCTGCTGCGAACAGATCCGGCGTCCGCGCATCAAGAATCCGTGCCCCTGAAGACAGTGCCCGTTCCAGTGCATCCACGGGCAGGGCTGCGGGATGCAGCCTGCTGGCCATCACCGGATGCCGGCTGCAGTTCAGCCTGGCGTCGGTGGCAAAGTACGTCGGGGCGGACGGCTGGCCGCTGGTAATCAGGGTCACGAATTCGTCCTCGCTCATCGGCTGGACGGAAGGGTTCGCGGCCTGCTGCACGCCGATGGTCGATTCGCGCTCGGCCGAGAGGTTCTTGCCGCAGGCGCTTCCTGCGGTGTGTGCGGGCAGCAGGCGCACGCTGCCATCAAGCTTCATCAGGTCATCGTGCACTGAGTGATAGAGGGCGCGGGCTAGTTCCACGGGGTCGGCGCCGACGGAAGCGGCAAGGTCGGGCCGGCCCACATCGCCAATGAAGAGGGTGTCTCCGGTCAGGGCCGCATGCGGAGTTTTGTCTGTTGCGCGCTCGCGGACCAGCACGGTGATGGACTCCCAAGTGTGGCCGGGGGTCTCGTGGATCTCCAGTTCGACCTCGCCCAGCGAAATCTTTTCCCCGTGGTGCAGTTTGCGGAAGTCGTAGGCGGCTTCCGCCCGGGCACCGAGTCCGATCCACGCTCCGGTGGCGGCGGCCAGTTCGAGGTGGCCGGCCACAAAGTCGGCATGGAAGTGGGTGTCGATCACGCCCACGATAGTGAGGTTGTTTCGGGAGGCGTCGTCCAGATACTGGTCGATGTCTCGTTGCGGATCAACGACAACAGCATTTCCGCTGGTCTCGTCCCCGATCAAATAGGAACTCAACGACAGTGAACTGAGGTGGTATTGATTCAGGATCACCGGTCCTCCTGGCGGGAGAAGGCCCTTGCCGGGGGTCTTGTCGGATGGTGGTCATCCCAGTGTGGCACCGTTTTTATGCGCGCAACAGGAATAGCATCCCTCCGGCAGGAATAAACCGGCAGCGTCCCCAGTTGTGGATATAGATGCAATCGCATGAACAATGAAGACATGAAGGAGAAACCGGTGTCAGAGCGCAAAATCGTGGTGTTGTCCGCAGGGCTGGGCGTACCGTCTTCCAGCCGGCTGCTGGCGGATCAGCTGGCAAAATCCACCGCTGATCGGTTCCGGGAAGGGGGAGCCGAGACCTCGGTGAAGACCTTCGAGCTGCGTGAGTACGCCGTGGATATCGCTAACAACATGGTGGCAGGCTATGCCGCGCCTCGGCTCCAGGAGCTGATCGATGCTGTCACCGCGGCAGATGCGCTGATCGCTGT
Encoded proteins:
- a CDS encoding GlcG/HbpS family heme-binding protein; this translates as MNALTLADARSIIAAAEARAEEIGQPMNIAVVDAGGNLISHVRMDGAWLGSIDISINKAFTSRAFDIQTKDLGDNSQPGNQFYGIHASNHGRIMIFAGGVPLSRDGQVVGAIGVSGGSGEQDQTVAEAGAGAL
- a CDS encoding MBL fold metallo-hydrolase, yielding MILNQYHLSSLSLSSYLIGDETSGNAVVVDPQRDIDQYLDDASRNNLTIVGVIDTHFHADFVAGHLELAAATGAWIGLGARAEAAYDFRKLHHGEKISLGEVELEIHETPGHTWESITVLVRERATDKTPHAALTGDTLFIGDVGRPDLAASVGADPVELARALYHSVHDDLMKLDGSVRLLPAHTAGSACGKNLSAERESTIGVQQAANPSVQPMSEDEFVTLITSGQPSAPTYFATDARLNCSRHPVMASRLHPAALPVDALERALSSGARILDARTPDLFAAGHLAGSINVGVDGRFEETAGMFFDHRDVIVIVAEPDREADVQLGLARIGCDRVVGFVPNLPELLAAQPQLAGSTDRVRADALDGALADPDTVVLDVRNAGEREDGAIPGTQHIPLAELPQRHHELPADKRIVVHCASGWRSSVAASALKSLGYTSVADVAGGYNAWAQHHQAA
- a CDS encoding M23 family metallopeptidase, which translates into the protein MRGRRRAEDTSLLTAARNQDSDGRRRATKRRFTASTSQKAGLALAATGIIALAAVPTAQAVSGNEDLSGVSAASTSSAPVTAAQDSEMKFERIEVTSKAAPEQKAEPKTEVKAASIEKTDDAKDKPKAEPKKESKAASKETAASGLASPVAELNQSSGFGYRINPVTGAAGEFHNGSDYALACGTDVKAAAAGKVVEASSSAVGYGNRIVIEHADGMKTTYNHLQSIGISQGQKVSAGDSIADLGTTGNSTGCHLHFEVVVGGEEVDPAKFL